In Candidatus Persebacteraceae bacterium Df01, the genomic window CGCCACCAGTAAAAAGAAAATAAGCGGCGTAAGCCAATCGCCCGGATTGCGGGCAGCAAGCAACAAATCGCGCCGCAGCAGCATAAAAAAAAACACTTCATGGCGATACCAATTCCAATATTTGAGGAGACATCGGCCAGCGTGGACGCTGGTGGGTAGACATGATAACGCCACCACCATTAGAGGTGTGCGCCACCGCCATATCACTCAATTGTTGCTGCCCATCTGCGTCCAAAGCGGTAAGCGGCTCATCCAGCAGCCACAAGCGTGCATTGCTAAGCCACAACCGCGACAGCGCCACCCGACGCCGCTGACCAGCGGATAAGGTACGACAAGGCACGGCTGCTATCGGCGCCCCCCACTGCTCCAAAGCTTGTTGCGGTGAAATGGCGACGTCATCACACATGGCGGCGGCGCATTGCAAATTTTCCAAAGGAGTTAATTCACTTTTAATGCCGTCTTTGTGACCAACATAAGCAATATCGTTACGATACTCTTCGACATAGCGACGAGTATTTTTTTGTCTCCAAAAAAGGCTTCCACCATCGGATGAAAGTAGACCACAAAGTATGTTGATAAGCGAGGTTTTGCCGCTACCGTTAGCACCGATAATTTGTAATATCCCGCCCACTGGCAAAATAAAAGACAATCCACCAAAGAGAACCCGCCCGCCGCGGGAACAACGTAAATTTTTAGCTTCCAGCAAGGGTGAAATGGCAGCATTCATTGGTCTTTGATTATATCAAGCACAGGTACTGTATTTTATCCCCCAAAAATTTAGTGCACTGCCTATATCAATAATTTTTAAATCCGCACAGTATTAGCGCAAAAGTAAAATTTTCAATAACTAAGTAGAACGCTCCTTGTTACCTAAAATATTAAGAGCAATGTTCTGTATAAGTTTTTCTGCCTAGTCGGCGCTTGGTTTTTTATAAAACCGCTTTGCGGATTTTTTGTTGCAATCGTAGCCGTAGCGCATTAAGCCGTATAAACCCTTCAGCATCGCCTTGATGATAAGCACCGCCATCATCTTCAAACGTTGCCACTGTTTCATCAAACAGTGAATTGCTAGACTCGCGCGACAAAATTTGACAATTGCCCTTGTACAGTCGCAACATCACTCGTCCGCTCACCAGCCGCTGCGATTCATCAAATAATGTTTGTAGTAATTCGCGCTCCGGACTCCACCAGTAGCCGTTATATACCAGCGTTGCGTAACGCGGCATCAAATCCAAGCGCAGCCGCATAACTTCCCTATCCAAAACGATGGTTTCCAGTGCCTTACGCGCGCACAATAACACCGTTCCTCCCGGCGTTTCGTAGCAGCCGCGTGACTTCATGCCCACATAGCGATTTTCTACAATATCACTACGCCCCACACCGTGTTTGCCACCTAACTGGTTAAGCATCGTCAAAAGTTCTGCTGGCGTAAGCGTTTCACCATTCACCGCCACCGCATCACCAGCAGCAAAGTCAATGGTGACGTCTTCCCCCTCGTTTGGCGCCGCTTGCGGTGAAGCCGTGCGCTGCCACATATCTTCACGGGGAGCACACGCCGGATCTTCTAGTTCACCACCCTCATAAGAAATGTGCAACAAATTAGCATCCATACTATAGGGTGCAGCCACGCCGCGCTTTTGCTCAACCGGGATACCGTGTTTGTCTGCATAATCCAGCAGCTTTTTACGCGACAGTAAATCCCATTCGCGCCACGGTGCAATAACCGCAATGTTGGGCTCCAATGCCAGATAACCTAACTCAAAACGCACCTGATCGTTGCCTTTACCAGTAGCGCCGTGTGCAACCGCATCGGCTCCGGTTACCGCCGCAATTTCTACCTGCCGCTTGGCAATCAGAGGGCGCGCAATACTCGTGCCAAGCAAGTAATCGTGTTCGTACACGGCGTTGGCGCGAAACATCGGCCACACATAATCGACAACAAAAGTCTCACGCAAATCTTCAATATAAATTTCGCGCACACCAAATTGTTGCGCCTTGGCACGCGCAGGCTCTATTTC contains:
- a CDS encoding argininosuccinate synthase, producing MTTKKISKAVLAYSGGLDTSVILLWLREAYGCEVVTFTADIGQGEEIEPARAKAQQFGVREIYIEDLRETFVVDYVWPMFRANAVYEHDYLLGTSIARPLIAKRQVEIAAVTGADAVAHGATGKGNDQVRFELGYLALEPNIAVIAPWREWDLLSRKKLLDYADKHGIPVEQKRGVAAPYSMDANLLHISYEGGELEDPACAPREDMWQRTASPQAAPNEGEDVTIDFAAGDAVAVNGETLTPAELLTMLNQLGGKHGVGRSDIVENRYVGMKSRGCYETPGGTVLLCARKALETIVLDREVMRLRLDLMPRYATLVYNGYWWSPERELLQTLFDESQRLVSGRVMLRLYKGNCQILSRESSNSLFDETVATFEDDGGAYHQGDAEGFIRLNALRLRLQQKIRKAVL
- the ccmA gene encoding cytochrome c biogenesis heme-transporting ATPase CcmA — translated: MNAAISPLLEAKNLRCSRGGRVLFGGLSFILPVGGILQIIGANGSGKTSLINILCGLLSSDGGSLFWRQKNTRRYVEEYRNDIAYVGHKDGIKSELTPLENLQCAAAMCDDVAISPQQALEQWGAPIAAVPCRTLSAGQRRRVALSRLWLSNARLWLLDEPLTALDADGQQQLSDMAVAHTSNGGGVIMSTHQRPRWPMSPQILELVSP